CTCCCTGCTCCACCTGGCCACTGCCTCCATGACCCGCCACAGTTTATCGGACAGACGGGCACCGTGCACCGCATCACAGACCGTGGGGACGTGCGTGTGCAGTTCAGCCACAAGACCCGCTGGACCTTCCACCCTGGGGCTCTCACCAAGGTGCATGGGGGGGCTGAGCTGAGCCCCTTCTGCTCACTTCTGCACCCCCTTTCATGTACCTTCTTGGCCCTGGGAGTGCCTTCCTCTAGCCCTGAAGGACGAGGTCAGGGCCTGGTGGGTCTAAAGGGGATTCAGTCCATGAAGAGGGACCTAGATGTGAAGGGGAGGCCCAGGGCGTTGTTGGAAGTAGGGGGCAGGAGACCAAGCCCCAGCATGTGTTCTGAGGGCCAGGGGAGCTTCGCAGGCTGCAGGTGGCATGGTTGGGCAGAGTTCCTAGAATGCTCCCGTGGGTGCTGCCTGAAGGGTGGGAAGGCCCCTTAGGACAGAGGGTGGGGAATGGTGAGAGCTGTTTGAGAAGCAGTATTTCTCagaagcaggagggaggaggtggagggcagGTGGCAGAGCATCTGGTGATGGCCCCTGGACAGAATGCAGAGCCAGCACTCAGCTCAAGCTGGAGACATGTGGGCCTTCAAGGAGGGGTTGTGGTGGGGTCACAGGACAGGTGCTTTATAGAGTGAGTTCTGTCTGTGCAGGTGAGGGCACAGGTGTGGAGAAAGTTGCCAGGGAAGGTTTGGGGTGCGGGAGGAGCAGCCCCTGGCCCTGCCATGTTCAGGCTCTGCCCCCAGTCATCCTGGTGCCCCTCCTCCAAGCTTGGCTGGGCTGGTCTTGGCCATACTGCCCACCCCCCCCATCAGCCCGTGGTCAGGCCTGCCCCAGCCTGAACACCCCTGAGCTGGCTCTGACCATCACCCCTGTGGCTCTGAGGCTGGGCCAGCAGGGCTGTCCTGGTCACCTGTCACCCTTATTGGGTGAGACCCTCTGGTTGTGTTTTCAGGCAGGGACTGGGGTCCTGATGAGGTGGAGCTGAATGAAGTTGGGGGCCTTCCTGCTCTCTGACTCTGGGCAACCATGCCCGCTGGGGCTCCTCACGTGCTTCTCTCGTGCTCCTCTGTCACTCAGCAAAACTGCCTGGTGGGTGAGGTGGTGCGGGTTATCGACGACCTTGACACGGTGAAGCGGCTGCAGGCTGGCCATGGGGAGTGGACTGATGACATGGCCCCTGTGAGTCTCCCACCCTTACTTCCATGCCTATCACACTTACTCCTGGGAGGCACGCTTGtgaccccaccctctcctcattCAGGCTCTGGGCCGCATTGGGAGAGTGCTGAAGGTTTTCGGAGACGGGAATGTGGGTGTGCTGGTCAGTGGGAAGCTGTGGACCTTCAGCCCCTCCTGCCTGGTGGCCTACCGTCCTGAGGAAGATGCCAACCTGGACGTAGCTGGGCGAGCCCGGGAGAACAAAAGTGAGGGCATCCAGTGAGCAGCTGGTTGGGGCAGGGCTGCCCTGGCCACCACTGACCCTCAACCCCACCTTCCCCAGGCTCCCTGAGCGTTGTCCTGGACAAGCTTCGAGCCCAGAAGAGTGACCTGGAGCACCCAGGGAGGCTGGTGGTGGAGGTGGCTCTGGGCAATGTGGCCCGGGCTCTGGACCTGCTGCGGCGGCACCCAGAACAGGCGAGCCCGAGACCTGCCTCCCGGCCCAGCCAGCCCCAGCGAGGGGGCCAAGGGCCAGGGACTGACCCTCTGCCTCTCCCGGCAGGTGGACACCAAGAATCAGGGCAGGACTGCCCTGCAGATGGCCACCTACCTAGGCCAGGTGGAGCTGGTGCGGCTCCTGCTGCAGGCTCAGGCGGGCGTTGACCTGCCGGATGATGAGGGCAACACGGCACTGCACTACGCAGCCCTGGGGTGAGGCCCGGCCAGAGTGCGAGGGGGCTGGGCCTATAGGTCCAGCCAGCGGGCACAACGcccctcctgcttcctctcctgcCAGGAACCAGCCCGAGGCTGCCCGGGTACTCTTGAGCTCGGGTTGTGGGGCCAATGCTCTGAACAGCACTCGGAGCTCAGCACTGCATGTGGCCGTGCagaggggcttcctggaggtggtgaaGGTCCTCTGTGAGCGTGGCTGTGACGTCAACCTGCCTGTGAGTGCTGGGTCCCCTGGCTCTGGCCCTGGGGTCAAGGAGGTCGTGGCTGAGACCTCCTTGCCAAGTGATCACTGGCCTACCACCGGCAGGATGCCCATGCTGACACACCCCTGCACTGCGCCATCTCAGCGGGCACTGGTGCCAGCGGCATTGTGGAGGTCCTCACCGAGGTGCCGGGCATCGATGTCACTGCCACCAACAGCCAGGGCTTCACCCTGCTGCACCATGCATCCCTCAAAGGCCACACACTGTGAGTTTGGGGTGACACACAGCTCCTGCTGTACCACTGGGCCACCCTGGGTCGCCCCCGACCCCAGAGGCATCTCCCTGCTCCTACAGAGCTGTCAGGAGGATTCTGGCGCGGGCCCGGCAGCTGGTGGACGCCAAGAAGGAGGATGGGTTCACGGCACTGCACCTGGCCGCCTTCAACAACCACAGGGAGGTGGCCCAAGTTCTCATCCGAGAGGTGTGGACAGAGTCCCCTGGGCCGTGGACTGGGGTGTCAGGGCCCACCAGGGTCCCTGGGTTGAGCCcgtgcccacccctccccagggccaCTGTGATGTGAACGCTCGCAACCGTAAGCTGCAGTCTCCGCTGCACCTGGCTGTGCAGCAGGCCCACGTGGGGCTGGTGCCACTGCTGGTGGACGCCGGCTGCAGCATCAACGCCGAGGATGAGGAGGGGGACACAGCTCTGCACGTGGCCCTGCAGCGCCACCAGCTGCTGCCTCTGGCAGCTGATGGGGGCGCAGGGGACCCGGGTCCCCTGCAGCTGCTGTCTAGGGTGAGGAATCGTGACtctgggtgctggggagggggaCGCAGAACTGGGTCACAGGTTCCTCTGCCCTCAGGATGGCCGGACCAGGCCTCGTAGGGTGGGCAGGCTGGGCCACAATGGTTTGTTCTGTGACCCTGGTCACCACTGCTGGCTCAATGTTCCTGAGAGTCTGACCAgctggggagagggagtgggGTCTAGTAGGGCTTGGCCCCACCATAGGCTGAGTGGTGTGTCAGAACACGGCCTCCATGCCACCAGCTGCCCAGTGGGGCCCTTTGCCTTTGGCTCCAGGGGCCTCAGGGAGCAGGTGCTCAGGCCTCTGCAGCCAGGTACCAGCCGAGGCTTCCTTCAGGCCAGAGTTTCCAGGCGCTCGCCCTCACCAGCGTCTGTCCTGCCATCCAGCTACAGGCCTCGGGCCTTCCGGGCAGCGCGGAGCTGACGGCGGGCGCGGCGATCGCCTACTTCTTAGCGCTGGAGGGCGCTGACCTGAGCTATGCCAACCACCGCGGCAGGAGCCCCCTGGACCTGGCTGCTGAGGGTCGCCTGCTCAAAGCCCTGCAGGGCTGTGCTCAGCGCTTCCGGTGAgccggcggggcggggggcgggctcGAAGCTCCGGGCCCTTTCAAGACCCCTGTCCCCACGCAGGGAGCGGCAGGCTGGCGGCGGTGGCAACGGGGGCTCGGCCCAGGGCCCAAGACTGGTGCTCAGTGCTCCAAACACTGTGACCAACCTGCATGTGGCTGCGCCGACGGGGCCCGAGGCCGCCGAGTGCCTAGTGTGCTCGGAGCTGGCGCTGCTGGTGCTGTTCTCGCCCTGCCAGCATCGCACAGTGTGCGAGGGTGagtgcagggtggggaggggggcgtgGCAGCCGGGCTGGACGGCCCCTCACTCAACCGTGGCCTCCCCCCGCAGAGT
The genomic region above belongs to Odocoileus virginianus isolate 20LAN1187 ecotype Illinois chromosome 11, Ovbor_1.2, whole genome shotgun sequence and contains:
- the MIB2 gene encoding E3 ubiquitin-protein ligase MIB2 isoform X1; its protein translation is MDPDPQAGVQVGMRVVRGVDWKWGQQDGGEGGVGTVVELGRHGSPSTPDRTVVVQWDHGTRTNYRAGYQGAHDLLLYDNAQIGVRHPNIICDCCKKHGLRGMRWKCRICFDYDLCTQCYMHNKHDLAHAFERYETAHSRPVMLSPRQGLPRIPLRGIFQGAKVVRGPDWEWGSQDGGEGKPGRVVDIRGWDVETGRSVASVTWADGTTNVYRVGHKGKVDLKCVGEAAGGFYYREHLPRLGKPAELQRRVSADGQPFQRGDKVKCLLDTDVLREMQEGHGGWNPRMAKFIGQTGTVHRITDRGDVRVQFSHKTRWTFHPGALTKQNCLVGEVVRVIDDLDTVKRLQAGHGEWTDDMAPALGRIGRVLKVFGDGNVGVLVSGKLWTFSPSCLVAYRPEEDANLDVAGRARENKSSLSVVLDKLRAQKSDLEHPGRLVVEVALGNVARALDLLRRHPEQVDTKNQGRTALQMATYLGQVELVRLLLQAQAGVDLPDDEGNTALHYAALGNQPEAARVLLSSGCGANALNSTRSSALHVAVQRGFLEVVKVLCERGCDVNLPDAHADTPLHCAISAGTGASGIVEVLTEVPGIDVTATNSQGFTLLHHASLKGHTLAVRRILARARQLVDAKKEDGFTALHLAAFNNHREVAQVLIREGHCDVNARNRKLQSPLHLAVQQAHVGLVPLLVDAGCSINAEDEEGDTALHVALQRHQLLPLAADGGAGDPGPLQLLSRLQASGLPGSAELTAGAAIAYFLALEGADLSYANHRGRSPLDLAAEGRLLKALQGCAQRFRERQAGGGGNGGSAQGPRLVLSAPNTVTNLHVAAPTGPEAAECLVCSELALLVLFSPCQHRTVCEECARRMKKCIRCQVVISKKLRPDGTEVVSAAPVPGPPRQLVEELQSRYRQMEERITCPICIDSHIRLVFQCGHGACAPCGAALSACPICRQPIRDRIQIFV
- the MIB2 gene encoding E3 ubiquitin-protein ligase MIB2 isoform X2 produces the protein MDPDPQAGVQVGMRVVRGVDWKWGQQDGGEGGVGTVVELGRHGSPSTPDRTVVVQWDHGTRTNYRAGYQGAHDLLLYDNAQIGVRHPNIICDCCKKHGLRGMRWKCRICFDYDLCTQCYMHNKHDLAHAFERYETAHSRPVMLSPRQGLPRIPLRGIFQGAKVVRGPDWEWGSQDGGEGKPGRVVDIRGWDVETGRSVASVTWADGTTNVYRVGHKGKVDLKCVGEAAGGFYYREHLPRLGKPAELQRRVSADGQPFQRGDKVKCLLDTDVLREMQEGHGGWNPRMAKTGTVHRITDRGDVRVQFSHKTRWTFHPGALTKQNCLVGEVVRVIDDLDTVKRLQAGHGEWTDDMAPALGRIGRVLKVFGDGNVGVLVSGKLWTFSPSCLVAYRPEEDANLDVAGRARENKSSLSVVLDKLRAQKSDLEHPGRLVVEVALGNVARALDLLRRHPEQVDTKNQGRTALQMATYLGQVELVRLLLQAQAGVDLPDDEGNTALHYAALGNQPEAARVLLSSGCGANALNSTRSSALHVAVQRGFLEVVKVLCERGCDVNLPDAHADTPLHCAISAGTGASGIVEVLTEVPGIDVTATNSQGFTLLHHASLKGHTLAVRRILARARQLVDAKKEDGFTALHLAAFNNHREVAQVLIREGHCDVNARNRKLQSPLHLAVQQAHVGLVPLLVDAGCSINAEDEEGDTALHVALQRHQLLPLAADGGAGDPGPLQLLSRLQASGLPGSAELTAGAAIAYFLALEGADLSYANHRGRSPLDLAAEGRLLKALQGCAQRFRERQAGGGGNGGSAQGPRLVLSAPNTVTNLHVAAPTGPEAAECLVCSELALLVLFSPCQHRTVCEECARRMKKCIRCQVVISKKLRPDGTEVVSAAPVPGPPRQLVEELQSRYRQMEERITCPICIDSHIRLVFQCGHGACAPCGAALSACPICRQPIRDRIQIFV